One Granulicella sp. 5B5 DNA window includes the following coding sequences:
- a CDS encoding DUF2306 domain-containing protein, whose amino-acid sequence MQTTTLVKPTTAAASRFKMVLWAGLGLTVLFVFITSEVLLITDYPMYHAYRLQVIADRHLLIPHTIAGTFALLIGPINFSSRIRQRYLQLHRVLGRIYVVSVFVGSFTGIALAAGRPGLPGTSMQAAAWMVCTTAAFITARNRYIVQHRQWMARSYAVTFTFISSRVLNLWPRYWSHLGDTLSAVGVIAFTLASLLIVEIGLNWRELTTRRE is encoded by the coding sequence ATGCAAACGACCACGCTGGTAAAGCCCACTACGGCTGCTGCTTCGAGATTCAAGATGGTGCTGTGGGCTGGGCTTGGATTGACGGTGCTGTTTGTCTTCATCACCTCAGAGGTGCTGCTGATCACCGACTATCCGATGTATCACGCGTACCGTCTGCAGGTGATCGCGGACCGGCATCTGCTGATTCCGCATACGATCGCCGGGACGTTCGCGCTGTTGATCGGTCCCATCAACTTTTCCTCGAGGATTCGGCAGCGCTATCTTCAGCTGCATCGTGTCCTGGGTCGCATCTATGTAGTGTCGGTGTTTGTTGGTTCGTTCACGGGTATTGCTCTTGCTGCGGGGCGGCCGGGGCTACCGGGGACCTCCATGCAGGCTGCCGCGTGGATGGTATGTACCACCGCCGCGTTCATCACGGCGCGCAACCGCTACATCGTGCAGCACCGGCAATGGATGGCGCGCTCGTATGCTGTGACGTTTACGTTTATCTCCAGTCGCGTGCTGAACCTGTGGCCGCGCTACTGGAGCCATTTGGGAGACACGCTGTCGGCCGTTGGGGTGATTGCTTTTACGCTTGCGTCGCTGCTGATCGTGGAGATCGGCCTCAACTGGCGCGAGCTGACTACGCGTCGTGAGTGA
- a CDS encoding YceI family protein: MKSFALFALAVMLAPAALGQRQTFAVNPDASEVRMTLKTTHEIVNGTFHVQSGSIEFDHGNPRMSGSVVVLAASGKTGNDSRDKKMKNDILHVEQYATVMFEPKSYTGAIAASGDSTIRVMGIFTLLGTPHEMTIPMVVHLDGSSATAKADFVVPYVQWGLKNPSFLIWKADNDVAIDLMLTGRLSK, translated from the coding sequence ATGAAATCCTTCGCCCTCTTCGCTCTCGCTGTCATGCTCGCTCCAGCCGCTTTGGGGCAGCGTCAGACCTTTGCGGTCAATCCCGATGCGAGCGAGGTCAGGATGACGCTCAAGACTACCCACGAGATTGTGAACGGGACCTTTCATGTCCAATCCGGCTCGATTGAATTCGATCACGGTAATCCCCGGATGTCGGGTTCGGTGGTCGTGCTCGCTGCCAGCGGGAAGACCGGCAATGACAGTCGCGACAAGAAGATGAAGAATGACATCCTGCACGTCGAGCAGTATGCGACGGTCATGTTTGAGCCGAAGTCCTACACGGGCGCTATTGCTGCATCAGGGGACTCGACGATCCGGGTGATGGGGATATTTACGTTGCTGGGCACGCCTCATGAGATGACGATTCCGATGGTGGTGCATCTGGATGGCTCCAGTGCAACGGCCAAAGCCGATTTTGTCGTGCCGTATGTCCAGTGGGGCCTGAAGAACCCGAGCTTTTTGATCTGGAAAGCTGACAACGACGTCGCGATTGACCTGATGCTGACGGGACGGCTGTCGAAGTAG
- a CDS encoding FAD-dependent oxidoreductase, whose translation MQDEVLILGGGVAGCAAAIALARKGRSVTLIEREPTPRHKVCGEFLSGEALEDLHALGIDVAALGAVPIHNVRLAAARRAAEAPLPFAAASLTRKALDTAMTAEAVAAGVRVERGRSVQSLSRTTEGAWWATLDDGTSREAPTAFLATGKHDLRGHTRPKDPEQWVAFKLYFRLSAAQYADLGDASELMLFPGGYGGIQPVEGGIANLCWVIQGRHLARVGHRWENLLEKMKRDCPHLAMRLEGAESLIAKPIAITHIPYGYIRRSTDEGLYCIGDQAAVIPSFTGDGISIALHTARCAVAAYVAGEPATAFQPRLRSALVAQMRLAEVAADGLNNAFARAILPFCLRVWPGVMRVTAKLTRVTQPSAAAPQMVVN comes from the coding sequence TTGCAAGATGAGGTGTTGATACTCGGTGGTGGAGTGGCAGGTTGTGCTGCCGCGATTGCGCTCGCTCGCAAGGGCCGCAGCGTAACGTTGATCGAACGCGAGCCCACGCCACGCCACAAGGTATGCGGAGAGTTCCTGAGCGGGGAAGCGCTTGAAGACCTGCATGCGCTGGGCATCGATGTGGCGGCCTTGGGCGCGGTGCCCATCCACAACGTGCGGCTTGCCGCAGCGCGACGGGCGGCGGAGGCACCCCTGCCCTTTGCCGCGGCGTCGCTGACGCGCAAGGCGCTCGATACCGCGATGACTGCGGAGGCTGTCGCGGCTGGAGTCCGCGTAGAGCGCGGCCGGAGCGTGCAGTCTTTGAGCCGTACGACAGAGGGCGCGTGGTGGGCGACGCTTGACGACGGGACGAGCCGCGAGGCTCCCACGGCGTTTCTGGCCACGGGCAAACATGATCTGCGCGGCCACACGCGCCCTAAAGATCCGGAGCAGTGGGTTGCGTTCAAGCTGTATTTTCGACTGTCGGCGGCGCAGTACGCTGACCTGGGGGACGCCTCCGAGCTGATGCTGTTTCCCGGAGGTTATGGTGGCATCCAGCCGGTGGAGGGCGGCATCGCAAACCTCTGCTGGGTGATACAGGGACGGCATCTGGCGCGGGTGGGGCATCGGTGGGAGAACCTACTAGAGAAGATGAAGCGGGACTGTCCGCACCTCGCGATGAGGCTTGAGGGTGCGGAGTCATTGATTGCGAAGCCAATTGCGATCACCCATATCCCGTATGGGTATATCCGGCGCTCGACGGACGAGGGTCTGTATTGCATCGGCGACCAGGCGGCGGTTATCCCGTCGTTCACCGGGGATGGCATCTCGATCGCGCTGCATACTGCGCGGTGCGCGGTTGCGGCCTATGTCGCTGGGGAGCCAGCAACGGCGTTCCAGCCGCGGTTGCGGTCGGCACTGGTGGCCCAGATGCGGCTTGCCGAAGTTGCAGCCGATGGTTTGAACAATGCGTTTGCGCGCGCCATCCTGCCGTTTTGCCTGAGGGTCTGGCCCGGCGTGATGCGCGTGACGGCTAAGCTCACACGCGTTACCCAGCCCTCCGCTGCCGCACCACAGATGGTCGTCAACTGA
- a CDS encoding methyltransferase domain-containing protein, with product MPELMDGDCSYEDFRACLRSLENVNRWLLGYRPTLAWLERLPCTLREPIHIVDVGCGGGDLLRQIAGWARRREIPVQLTGIDLNPYAVRVAAESTPKEFGIEWVAGNALTYRTEKPVDIVVSSLMAHHLEDGEIIDLLQWMEATAQVGWFINDLERSEWACRAFEWMAGKIGWHRFVRHDGPVSFQRAFRKEDWERLLAAADVPREPVTVEPWRPGRLCVGRWK from the coding sequence TTGCCGGAGTTGATGGATGGCGACTGTAGTTATGAGGACTTCCGAGCCTGCCTGCGCAGCCTGGAAAATGTGAACCGGTGGCTGCTGGGGTATCGTCCGACGCTGGCGTGGCTTGAGCGGCTTCCGTGTACGCTGCGTGAGCCGATACACATCGTCGATGTAGGGTGCGGTGGCGGCGATCTGTTGCGGCAGATTGCAGGATGGGCGCGCAGACGGGAGATTCCTGTGCAGCTGACGGGGATTGATTTGAACCCTTATGCAGTGCGTGTGGCGGCGGAGTCCACGCCGAAGGAGTTCGGGATCGAGTGGGTCGCCGGCAATGCGCTGACGTACAGGACAGAGAAGCCGGTCGATATCGTGGTGAGCTCACTGATGGCGCACCACCTGGAAGACGGAGAGATCATCGACCTGCTGCAGTGGATGGAAGCGACGGCGCAGGTGGGTTGGTTCATCAACGATCTGGAGCGGTCGGAGTGGGCGTGCCGGGCGTTTGAGTGGATGGCGGGCAAGATCGGATGGCACCGTTTTGTACGGCATGATGGACCGGTGTCGTTTCAGCGAGCGTTTCGCAAAGAGGATTGGGAACGGTTGCTGGCGGCGGCTGATGTTCCGCGCGAGCCAGTGACCGTGGAACCCTGGCGACCCGGACGGTTGTGCGTGGGGCGATGGAAGTGA
- a CDS encoding response regulator transcription factor, protein MAVPLTALIIDDEPLARQELQYLLDAAGDVQVVAQGDNGIDAVDLIRTHKPDVIFLDVRMPGLDGFAVLKKVLQLDRKARLPQVVFATAFDQYAVKAFEVNAVDYLLKPFDSRRVVKTLEKVRHQIVQNQIADDKRARQQTAAPPAAESKPLPEPKTKTPERDDKRPTGFAGLVAGAEAKLDALLRMVEEQAAQVPALLAGSSNSSPATPLGRTGKIVVRAQNRLLLVDQRELCFASIEEGRISVVTRTLEGESNCRTLEELMEQLDPEHFWRAHRSYVVNLQHIREVVPWFKSSYQLRMDDRKQTEIPVSRAQTRRLRELFNL, encoded by the coding sequence ATGGCTGTACCCCTCACCGCCCTCATCATCGACGACGAACCCCTCGCCCGGCAGGAGCTCCAGTACCTCCTCGACGCCGCCGGCGATGTCCAGGTCGTCGCCCAGGGCGATAACGGCATCGACGCCGTCGACCTCATCCGCACCCACAAACCCGACGTCATCTTCCTCGACGTCCGCATGCCCGGCCTCGACGGCTTCGCCGTCCTCAAAAAAGTCCTCCAGCTCGACCGCAAAGCGCGCCTCCCGCAAGTCGTCTTCGCCACCGCCTTCGACCAGTACGCCGTCAAGGCCTTCGAAGTAAACGCAGTCGACTACCTCCTCAAACCCTTCGACTCCAGGCGCGTCGTCAAGACCCTTGAAAAGGTCCGCCACCAGATCGTCCAGAACCAGATCGCCGACGACAAGCGCGCCCGCCAGCAAACCGCAGCCCCCCCGGCAGCCGAGTCCAAGCCTCTCCCCGAACCTAAGACCAAAACCCCCGAGCGCGACGACAAGCGTCCCACCGGCTTCGCCGGCCTCGTCGCCGGAGCTGAAGCCAAGCTCGACGCCCTCCTCCGCATGGTCGAGGAGCAGGCCGCGCAGGTCCCCGCTCTCCTCGCCGGCTCCTCCAATTCAAGCCCGGCCACGCCTCTCGGCCGCACCGGCAAGATCGTCGTCCGCGCCCAGAACCGCCTTCTCCTCGTCGACCAGCGCGAGCTCTGCTTCGCCTCCATCGAGGAGGGCCGCATCTCCGTCGTCACCCGCACCCTCGAAGGCGAGTCCAACTGCCGCACCCTCGAAGAGCTCATGGAGCAGCTCGACCCCGAGCACTTCTGGCGCGCCCACCGCTCCTACGTCGTCAACCTCCAGCACATCCGCGAGGTCGTCCCCTGGTTCAAATCCAGCTACCAGCTCCGCATGGACGACCGCAAACAAACCGAGATCCCCGTCAGCCGCGCCCAGACCCGCCGCCTCCGCGAACTCTTCAACCTATAG
- a CDS encoding sigma-70 family RNA polymerase sigma factor — MRSATILTAEAVAAIERENAEIARGLKRQDPELLDRLIETYQHRLMRYLVFLTNKREVAEDLFQEVWIRVLRRGSQYNGKARFDTWIFTIARNLVIDLSRKRTMASLDEMREGGDDERPFEIAEDSPSPLEQFEVRENASEIAAVLLTLEPSYREVLTLRFHEEMSLEEIAGVTRAPLSTVKSRLYRGLAALKPELLKLRAQKSAGVRS; from the coding sequence TTGCGATCCGCCACGATCCTGACTGCCGAAGCCGTCGCCGCCATCGAGCGTGAAAACGCCGAGATCGCCCGTGGCCTCAAGCGTCAGGACCCGGAGCTCCTCGACCGCCTCATCGAAACCTATCAGCACCGCCTCATGCGCTACCTCGTCTTCCTGACGAACAAGCGCGAGGTCGCCGAAGACCTCTTCCAGGAGGTCTGGATTCGCGTCCTCCGCCGCGGCTCGCAGTACAACGGCAAGGCCCGCTTCGACACCTGGATCTTCACCATCGCCCGCAACCTCGTCATCGACCTCTCCCGCAAGCGCACCATGGCTTCGCTCGACGAGATGCGCGAGGGCGGCGACGACGAGCGCCCCTTCGAGATCGCCGAGGACTCACCCTCCCCCCTCGAGCAGTTTGAGGTCCGCGAGAACGCCAGCGAGATCGCCGCCGTCCTCCTCACCCTCGAACCCAGCTACCGCGAGGTCCTCACCCTTCGCTTCCACGAGGAGATGTCCCTCGAAGAGATCGCCGGCGTCACCCGCGCCCCGCTCTCCACCGTCAAGTCCCGTCTCTATCGCGGCCTCGCCGCCCTCAAGCCGGAGCTCCTCAAGCTCCGCGCTCAAAAATCTGCAGGAGTGCGCTCATGA
- the rlmB gene encoding 23S rRNA (guanosine(2251)-2'-O)-methyltransferase RlmB, which produces MDVLYGLHPVEEALKSGARQIDHISVARERRDPKVERLVETARVAKVRVTMEPRVQLDKHAKTDMHQGVVAFLKERKFLALEDLLEAPVGASGHRFLLALDGVEDPHNLGALLRSADGAGIDGVVLPERRSAPLTGTVAKSSAGASEHVRIAKVVNLARALETMKQRHVWIVGLDERGTPDYTDFDFRQDTCLVLGSEGSGLHELIKRNCDHLLRIPMAGSVNSLNVSVAGAVVMYEAMRQRRGPQVTAVASKPEKPRKGLGS; this is translated from the coding sequence ATGGATGTTTTGTATGGGCTGCACCCGGTGGAAGAGGCGCTTAAGTCGGGTGCGCGACAGATAGATCACATCAGCGTGGCGCGGGAGCGGCGCGACCCGAAGGTGGAGCGGCTGGTGGAGACGGCGCGCGTGGCGAAGGTCCGTGTGACGATGGAGCCGCGCGTGCAGCTGGACAAGCATGCGAAGACGGACATGCACCAGGGTGTGGTGGCGTTTTTGAAGGAGCGGAAGTTCCTGGCGCTGGAGGACCTGCTGGAGGCGCCGGTGGGGGCTTCGGGGCACCGGTTTCTGCTGGCGCTGGATGGGGTGGAAGACCCGCATAACCTGGGGGCGCTGTTGCGGTCTGCGGACGGGGCGGGGATTGATGGGGTGGTGCTGCCGGAGCGGCGGTCGGCTCCGCTGACGGGGACGGTGGCGAAGAGCTCGGCTGGTGCGAGCGAGCATGTGCGGATTGCGAAGGTGGTGAACCTGGCGCGGGCGCTGGAGACGATGAAGCAGCGGCATGTGTGGATCGTCGGGCTGGATGAGCGAGGGACGCCGGACTATACGGACTTCGACTTCAGGCAGGACACGTGCCTGGTGTTGGGCAGCGAGGGGTCGGGGCTGCATGAGCTGATCAAACGGAACTGTGACCATCTGCTGCGGATACCGATGGCGGGGAGCGTGAACTCGCTGAATGTGTCGGTTGCGGGGGCGGTGGTGATGTATGAGGCGATGCGGCAGCGGCGCGGCCCTCAAGTGACGGCGGTTGCGTCTAAACCGGAGAAGCCGCGCAAAGGTTTGGGATCTTGA
- a CDS encoding zinc ribbon domain-containing protein, with translation MTNWMNPRQRETGTAGDDELRMIPRWSQALAIVLFAAMQYVFHVVMPHHKHEMLPMRLMMGYAWGTMVASYALLLGYVSQDVKRRGMSAGLWMLVCVVLPGGIGAVVYFILRQPVLSRCPNCSTQIDATDHFCSQCQFQMSPVCGLCHRGVKITDVFCTQCGHDLAEDGAPARLRVYSDQ, from the coding sequence ATGACCAACTGGATGAACCCACGGCAGCGTGAAACAGGAACGGCAGGCGACGACGAACTGCGCATGATCCCGCGCTGGTCGCAGGCTCTCGCGATCGTCCTCTTCGCCGCCATGCAGTACGTCTTCCACGTCGTCATGCCGCACCATAAGCATGAGATGTTGCCCATGCGCCTGATGATGGGCTACGCGTGGGGCACCATGGTCGCCAGCTACGCCCTGCTGCTCGGCTACGTCAGCCAGGACGTCAAGCGCCGCGGCATGTCCGCCGGTCTCTGGATGCTCGTCTGCGTTGTCCTCCCGGGCGGCATCGGCGCCGTCGTCTACTTCATCCTGCGCCAGCCTGTCCTGTCGCGCTGCCCAAATTGTTCCACGCAGATCGACGCCACCGATCACTTCTGCTCGCAGTGCCAGTTCCAGATGTCCCCCGTCTGCGGCCTCTGCCATCGCGGCGTCAAGATCACCGACGTCTTCTGCACCCAGTGCGGCCACGATCTCGCCGAGGACGGCGCACCAGCCCGCCTCCGCGTCTACAGCGACCAGTAG
- a CDS encoding AsmA family protein, whose product MMEIHEHRSETTADTPPSRVRARLLWSAGIVGLVLLLLLTPPLINVSRLRKRIATSLSESLGRPVHLDGVTLQLLPIPGFTLQNLVVSEDPAFGNEPVIRANTVEITLRPSSLWRRQVELSSIRFVEPSLNLVRNADGQWNLQGLLKHAAQVNTAPTGQSKAGPAPRFPYIEATNGRVNVKLAEEKQPFSLTDADFALWLPSEEQWRVRLEGQPARTDMNVSDAGTMRLEGSLERATTVGAVPVDLVASWHDAPLGEASKLLTGVDAGWRGTLNMDATLSGPMSDAKFVAKVHLNDLRRSDFVPVRLLDVSVECGGQLDAPEAVVHDPSCALATPVPEGGKNPGQVVAIADQLELSGLHAADRGLGGLRLGMTNVADSYVLDWARLFSQRIPVQDEPRGVVAGSVTYSPDATEGWLGEFHARVAGPLPWAAKPVPAGATEPMTISVSANQRMLTLAPLSLAPTVKAAPLELAGHATLRGYTLRLAGSATVQELQSMRGTLPPLADGLEAALPGLKTAGDRPLKVDVTCSRVWGGVQSCAAVGEAPTPAKKRKRLR is encoded by the coding sequence ATGATGGAGATCCACGAACACAGGAGTGAGACAACCGCGGACACGCCACCTTCGCGTGTGCGTGCGCGGCTGCTGTGGTCGGCGGGGATCGTTGGGCTGGTGCTGCTGCTGCTGCTGACGCCGCCGCTGATCAATGTGAGCCGGTTACGCAAGCGCATTGCGACGAGCCTGAGCGAGAGCCTGGGCCGGCCGGTGCACCTGGATGGCGTGACGCTGCAGCTACTGCCGATCCCAGGGTTTACGCTGCAGAACCTGGTGGTGAGCGAGGATCCGGCGTTCGGCAACGAGCCGGTGATCCGCGCGAACACGGTGGAGATTACGCTGCGGCCGAGCTCGCTGTGGCGGCGGCAGGTGGAGCTTTCGAGCATACGGTTTGTGGAGCCGAGCCTGAACCTGGTGCGCAACGCGGACGGGCAGTGGAACCTGCAGGGGCTGCTGAAGCATGCGGCGCAGGTGAATACGGCTCCGACGGGGCAGAGCAAGGCTGGACCGGCGCCGCGGTTTCCGTATATCGAGGCGACGAACGGGCGCGTGAATGTGAAGCTGGCCGAGGAAAAGCAGCCGTTCTCGCTAACCGATGCCGACTTTGCGCTGTGGCTGCCGAGTGAGGAGCAGTGGCGGGTGCGGCTGGAGGGGCAGCCGGCGCGGACGGACATGAATGTGTCCGATGCAGGGACGATGCGGCTGGAGGGCAGCCTGGAGCGCGCGACGACGGTGGGCGCGGTGCCGGTGGACCTGGTGGCGAGCTGGCATGATGCTCCCCTGGGCGAGGCCAGCAAGCTGCTGACGGGCGTTGACGCAGGCTGGCGCGGGACCCTGAACATGGACGCGACATTGAGTGGTCCGATGAGCGATGCGAAGTTCGTGGCGAAGGTGCATTTGAACGATCTGCGGCGATCCGATTTTGTTCCGGTGCGTTTGCTGGATGTGAGCGTGGAGTGCGGTGGGCAACTGGATGCTCCGGAGGCGGTGGTGCATGACCCGTCGTGCGCGCTGGCTACTCCGGTGCCGGAGGGGGGCAAGAACCCGGGGCAGGTGGTGGCGATTGCGGACCAGCTTGAGCTGAGCGGCCTGCATGCGGCCGACCGCGGTCTGGGCGGGCTGCGGCTGGGGATGACCAATGTTGCGGACAGTTATGTGCTGGACTGGGCACGGCTGTTTTCGCAGCGGATTCCGGTGCAGGATGAGCCGCGTGGGGTGGTGGCGGGGAGTGTGACGTACTCGCCCGATGCGACCGAGGGGTGGCTGGGGGAGTTCCATGCGCGGGTGGCGGGGCCGTTGCCCTGGGCGGCGAAGCCGGTGCCGGCAGGAGCGACGGAGCCGATGACGATCTCGGTAAGTGCGAACCAGAGGATGCTGACGCTGGCACCGCTGAGTCTGGCGCCGACGGTGAAGGCGGCGCCGCTGGAGCTGGCCGGGCATGCGACTCTGCGAGGGTATACGCTGCGGTTGGCGGGGAGCGCGACGGTGCAGGAGTTGCAGTCGATGCGGGGGACGCTGCCGCCGCTGGCCGATGGGCTGGAGGCTGCGCTGCCGGGGCTGAAGACCGCTGGCGACAGGCCGCTGAAGGTGGATGTTACCTGCTCGCGGGTGTGGGGCGGAGTGCAGAGTTGTGCGGCTGTGGGCGAGGCTCCGACGCCTGCGAAGAAGCGCAAGCGGCTACGATAG